In a single window of the Vibrio celticus genome:
- a CDS encoding sulfurtransferase, producing the protein MNQPLISPEQLQQRLLEKDNIILLDASIEFQIPSESEKIKGEMIPGAIRFDYDKDFCNKHTLLPHMFPSEKHFNTRAKEIGINQDSTIVVYDNSGTFASPRAWWMFMAMGHNDVFILDGGLPAWIEAGCATETDYRTEVKAGNFEGHLQDNYFVSAQQIESYSTDKSANIVDARSKARFDSEVPEPREGLRSGHIPNSICLPFAQVLKNGKLKSQEELIDIFSTLELTPSQPMFFSCGSGVTACIILLAAKLAGYNGEMGVYDGSWTEWGANDKLPIAMTKK; encoded by the coding sequence ATGAATCAGCCACTCATCTCACCAGAACAACTTCAACAACGTTTGCTAGAAAAAGACAATATCATCCTCCTCGACGCCAGTATCGAGTTTCAAATTCCAAGCGAGTCCGAGAAGATCAAAGGAGAAATGATTCCTGGGGCTATTCGTTTTGACTACGACAAGGACTTTTGTAACAAGCACACTCTGCTTCCTCACATGTTCCCGAGCGAAAAACACTTCAACACTCGCGCAAAAGAAATTGGCATCAATCAAGACAGTACGATTGTGGTTTACGATAACTCCGGAACCTTCGCTTCTCCCCGTGCGTGGTGGATGTTTATGGCAATGGGACACAACGACGTATTCATCTTAGATGGCGGTTTGCCAGCTTGGATCGAAGCTGGTTGCGCGACCGAGACTGACTATCGCACCGAAGTAAAGGCAGGCAATTTTGAAGGCCATCTTCAAGACAACTACTTTGTCAGTGCTCAGCAAATTGAAAGTTACTCAACTGACAAGAGCGCAAACATTGTAGATGCTCGTTCTAAAGCTCGTTTCGATTCAGAAGTTCCTGAACCACGTGAAGGCTTGCGTAGTGGCCATATACCGAATTCTATTTGCCTACCATTTGCCCAAGTACTCAAAAACGGCAAGTTAAAGTCCCAAGAAGAGCTTATTGATATCTTTTCAACGCTAGAATTAACGCCTTCTCAACCTATGTTCTTTAGCTGTGGCTCTGGCGTAACAGCTTGCATCATATTATTAGCCGCTAAACTCGCTGGCTATAACGGTGAAATGGGTGTTTACGATGGTTCATGGACGGAATGGGGTGCTAACGACAAACTCCCTATCGCCATGACTAAAAAGTAA
- a CDS encoding putative bifunctional diguanylate cyclase/phosphodiesterase, whose translation MALFKQNIWSLYAFVVLLTLILFAALGITNWKANRDDFIEQQHIQVEIFSSSVNSLLTSQEALLEVVGHQLAQQSDFTRTASIQIRPILDKLLETHPAIAAFGLLNTDGDYLSISSNLQLANQRNLLQYAPTKDSFLDALSSSSMVLGRTYFQESLNSLVIPLRKSISIDGNKIDAVMTAGLRLDAPIVFENNAHAGSFNTLSLIRTDNYRQFYSSDIESESAYSSPVGKDVLQRIARTFTDHFGISVQEAMNGQETYSFVVDDEQYHSLMSAKYIPNYKLWVVGRTDLTHVDSIFIQEFSILFVAFIFLQFGFYFLVKSIAKNEQRTRSQLIYQANHDPLTSLPNRLYMRKNIGKWIEDESEQFSLLFIDIDNFKCVNDTHGHDFGDKVLKQIALRLMRFRSRLSLLVRESSDEFLFLTPLSNEAEVKRLAKRIIEVLSQPYEVESAQFLLGCSIGVARFPEHGKDLDSLLRSADISMYKAKQQQNSYSIFTTEMQDAHLYKMKVEQRLRIAIEKQTLFMVFQPLVRANESIHGVEALVRWIDDELGFVPPEVFIPIAENTGLMQKLGTFIIESSIMQIAHLHRTTEQKIGLSINISVRQFSHQSFSEHLFATLEKYQLSPSCLTLEITESLFIEDVTLVKPTFEALKEKNIKISLDDFGTGYSSLSMLKALPIDELKIDKSFIENIAVDQQSLTMVQNIIAIGKNFGMVVLAEGVESNEHFAILKACGCDLMQGYYFSRPIPYDELCEFLSPALAKEVELTESES comes from the coding sequence ATGGCTCTATTTAAGCAAAATATCTGGTCGCTGTACGCGTTTGTCGTACTACTGACCCTGATACTTTTCGCCGCGTTGGGAATAACAAACTGGAAAGCGAACAGAGACGACTTCATAGAGCAGCAACACATCCAGGTTGAGATTTTTTCTAGCTCCGTCAACTCGCTGCTGACCAGTCAAGAAGCCTTGTTAGAAGTGGTTGGCCATCAACTTGCTCAACAGTCTGATTTCACACGTACTGCATCTATCCAGATCAGGCCAATATTAGACAAGCTACTTGAGACCCACCCTGCGATAGCAGCGTTTGGCTTGTTGAATACCGACGGTGATTACCTATCGATCAGCTCAAATCTCCAACTTGCGAATCAAAGGAACTTACTGCAATACGCGCCAACGAAAGACTCCTTTTTAGACGCCCTATCAAGCAGTAGCATGGTGCTTGGCCGTACCTATTTTCAAGAATCGTTGAATAGCTTGGTTATCCCGCTGAGAAAATCCATTTCGATCGATGGTAATAAAATCGATGCAGTAATGACCGCAGGGCTGCGGTTAGACGCCCCGATCGTATTTGAAAATAATGCTCACGCCGGAAGTTTCAATACACTAAGCCTGATCAGAACAGACAATTATCGCCAGTTTTATTCGAGTGATATCGAATCTGAGAGTGCATATTCCTCTCCAGTCGGCAAAGATGTCCTACAACGTATTGCACGGACCTTTACCGACCACTTCGGAATCAGCGTGCAAGAAGCGATGAATGGGCAAGAAACCTACTCTTTTGTCGTCGACGATGAACAATACCACTCTTTAATGAGCGCAAAATACATCCCAAACTACAAATTATGGGTGGTTGGACGTACGGATCTAACTCACGTCGATAGCATATTTATACAAGAGTTCAGCATTCTTTTCGTTGCCTTTATTTTTCTTCAATTTGGTTTCTACTTTTTGGTTAAGTCGATTGCCAAGAATGAACAGCGCACTCGTAGCCAACTCATTTATCAGGCTAACCATGATCCATTAACCTCTCTACCAAACCGCTTGTACATGCGTAAAAATATTGGTAAATGGATTGAGGATGAGTCAGAGCAGTTCTCGCTGTTGTTTATTGATATCGATAACTTTAAATGTGTCAATGATACCCACGGACACGACTTCGGCGACAAGGTGCTCAAACAAATAGCTTTGCGTTTGATGCGATTCCGATCTCGACTCAGCCTCTTAGTACGTGAATCAAGCGATGAGTTTTTGTTCTTAACGCCATTGTCGAATGAAGCTGAGGTAAAACGACTCGCCAAGCGTATTATTGAAGTGCTTTCTCAACCTTATGAAGTTGAAAGCGCTCAGTTTTTGTTAGGTTGCAGCATCGGCGTAGCACGTTTCCCTGAACACGGAAAAGATCTGGATAGCCTGTTACGTTCTGCCGATATTTCGATGTACAAAGCGAAACAGCAGCAAAACTCGTACAGTATTTTCACAACGGAAATGCAAGACGCGCACCTCTACAAAATGAAAGTAGAACAAAGGCTACGCATCGCTATCGAGAAACAAACGCTGTTCATGGTTTTCCAACCGCTGGTTCGTGCAAATGAAAGTATTCATGGTGTAGAAGCACTCGTGCGCTGGATTGATGACGAATTGGGCTTTGTTCCACCAGAAGTCTTTATACCTATAGCAGAGAACACAGGCTTAATGCAAAAACTGGGGACTTTTATTATTGAGTCCAGCATTATGCAGATCGCCCACTTGCACCGAACAACAGAACAAAAGATCGGGCTGTCGATCAACATATCAGTGCGTCAGTTTTCTCATCAATCCTTCTCTGAGCACTTGTTCGCGACGCTAGAAAAGTATCAGCTCTCTCCTAGCTGTTTAACGCTAGAAATTACGGAGAGCTTGTTCATTGAAGATGTGACTTTGGTGAAACCGACTTTTGAAGCCCTCAAAGAGAAGAATATAAAGATCTCTTTAGATGATTTCGGTACAGGCTATTCATCACTCAGCATGTTGAAAGCACTGCCTATCGATGAGCTTAAAATCGATAAGAGCTTTATTGAGAACATTGCTGTCGATCAGCAGTCACTCACAATGGTGCAAAACATCATCGCAATCGGTAAGAATTTCGGCATGGTGGTATTGGCTGAAGGCGTAGAATCAAACGAACACTTCGCGATTCTAAAGGCGTGTGGATGTGACTTAATGCAAGGCTATTACTTCTCTCGCCCTATTCCTTACGATGAGCTGTGTGAGTTTTTATCTCCAGCTTTAGCAAAGGAAGTCGAGCTGACAGAATCCGAAAGTTAA
- a CDS encoding LruC domain-containing protein, protein MRITTLSLLLSAPLVANAAPFDTCPSQAYLFQSKPVEVWGVNLVTGSTTLLEDDTGMNANINGVGFDFQDRYIYGYDTTNKRLVRLGQDFQAEVINTSGLPTDHTFYVGDVYDHVYYLYRTGKGLFTVDLSPLDADPNATVTVNKIAGSPATVKLTDFAFHPSDGSLYGIDNNSGGLYSFNPTTGAETYIGDTGETGTFGAGYFDVNGYYYVSRNQDGKIYRINLSPDNAANIAAGVVPAVEFVSNGPSSNQNDGARCANAPVVDEDSNIDFGDAPDTYLTLLASNGPRHELDGVTWLGTDAPDADLDGYVTPQSDESVGIDDEWANGGIGFVTALEAGLDSKVVIEASTTGYLSAWIDWNQDGSFDGANEQVFTDYALDAGENDLFLNVDINALTGTTWARFRFSQQTNLSYFGGSTSGEVVDIQVDVLNDGATARYFPSASGYATLAYEDNWPYKADYDMNDAVLMYRITEILKDGKVVKSTIDGRLAAVGASYRNGFAVRLPNLDPSLVSSGSSYMKHNGVFTDLDLEDGRSEAIFVIANDLTEKISTGCTFYRTSNGCKEDEQFSFQIGITLAGDGVSTGSWTDMPYDPFIFATPGYYHGENLPLHPGRSWEVHLPDQAPTEAFDTTNLFEAGLGVDDSNPSTGKYFKTVENHPWALIVTSDDEWEWPLEYVDIVTAYPEFKEYAESGGETNQTWYQSPADNQRYEP, encoded by the coding sequence ATGAGAATTACAACGTTAAGTTTGCTATTAAGTGCCCCTCTAGTCGCCAACGCAGCGCCATTCGATACCTGCCCTAGTCAAGCATACCTCTTTCAGTCGAAACCCGTTGAAGTTTGGGGTGTAAACCTAGTAACAGGTTCAACCACACTGTTAGAAGACGATACGGGTATGAATGCCAATATCAATGGTGTCGGTTTCGACTTTCAAGACAGATATATTTATGGCTATGACACCACCAACAAACGTTTAGTGCGTCTTGGTCAAGACTTCCAAGCAGAAGTTATCAATACCAGTGGCTTACCAACCGATCACACCTTCTATGTCGGCGACGTATATGACCATGTGTATTACCTGTACCGCACAGGGAAAGGTTTATTCACCGTTGACCTATCGCCGTTAGACGCTGACCCAAACGCGACTGTTACAGTTAACAAAATCGCAGGCAGCCCTGCAACTGTAAAACTGACTGATTTTGCTTTCCATCCAAGTGATGGCTCTTTATATGGTATCGACAATAACTCGGGTGGCTTGTACAGCTTCAACCCGACTACAGGTGCAGAAACCTATATTGGTGATACCGGAGAAACAGGGACGTTTGGCGCAGGTTATTTTGATGTGAACGGCTACTACTACGTATCGAGAAATCAAGACGGTAAGATCTACCGTATCAACCTATCCCCAGATAACGCTGCAAACATCGCTGCAGGTGTCGTTCCTGCTGTAGAGTTTGTATCGAATGGCCCTTCTTCTAATCAAAATGATGGTGCTCGCTGTGCGAATGCACCTGTCGTAGATGAAGATTCCAACATCGACTTCGGTGACGCTCCAGATACTTACCTAACGTTATTAGCAAGTAACGGTCCTCGACATGAACTAGATGGTGTGACTTGGTTAGGTACAGACGCGCCCGACGCCGATCTTGACGGCTACGTAACACCGCAATCGGATGAAAGCGTGGGTATTGATGATGAGTGGGCGAACGGTGGTATCGGTTTTGTAACCGCACTTGAAGCTGGTCTTGATTCAAAAGTGGTGATTGAAGCTTCAACAACCGGTTACCTTTCAGCTTGGATAGACTGGAACCAAGATGGCAGCTTCGATGGCGCCAACGAGCAAGTGTTTACCGATTACGCGCTCGATGCTGGTGAAAACGATCTGTTCCTAAATGTCGATATCAACGCACTGACCGGTACGACTTGGGCTCGATTTAGATTCAGTCAACAAACCAACCTAAGTTACTTTGGCGGTTCAACCTCTGGTGAGGTGGTCGATATTCAAGTCGATGTTCTTAACGATGGTGCCACAGCTCGTTACTTCCCGAGTGCTTCCGGCTACGCAACGCTCGCGTACGAAGATAACTGGCCATATAAAGCCGACTACGACATGAACGATGCTGTTCTTATGTATCGTATTACTGAAATCCTTAAAGATGGAAAAGTCGTTAAGTCAACTATCGACGGCCGCCTAGCTGCTGTCGGGGCATCGTACAGAAATGGTTTTGCTGTTCGACTTCCTAACCTTGACCCGAGCTTGGTGAGTAGTGGCAGCTCTTACATGAAACACAATGGCGTATTCACTGACCTCGATCTAGAAGATGGACGTAGCGAAGCAATCTTTGTTATCGCCAATGACCTGACAGAAAAAATCAGCACTGGCTGTACCTTCTACCGCACCAGTAATGGATGTAAAGAGGATGAGCAGTTCTCGTTCCAAATTGGTATTACCTTAGCCGGTGACGGTGTGAGTACTGGCAGCTGGACCGATATGCCTTACGACCCGTTCATCTTCGCAACGCCTGGGTATTATCACGGTGAAAACCTACCTCTACATCCAGGACGCAGCTGGGAGGTTCACTTGCCAGACCAAGCGCCAACAGAAGCATTTGATACCACTAACCTCTTTGAAGCTGGATTAGGCGTTGATGACAGTAATCCATCAACAGGTAAATACTTCAAAACAGTAGAAAATCACCCTTGGGCGCTAATAGTGACTTCAGATGACGAATGGGAGTGGCCTTTAGAGTACGTCGATATTGTTACCGCTTATCCAGAGTTTAAAGAATACGCAGAATCCGGCGGTGAAACGAACCAGACATGGTACCAATCACCTGCAGACAACCAACGTTACGAACCTTAA
- a CDS encoding patatin-like phospholipase family protein: MTPHYAVVITLLLILVTSGCAQTPERNISLKSEQINPLNTPGLRFWDESVNSADNYDIDNAIDSLVEHSNLSGQVNHLALSGGGFDGAFSAGVLNAWTKSGTRPEFDVVTGVSTGAIVSVFAFLGSDYDQALEYYYTRTSAEEMFKRNSIFKLPFRNSMVDVSGFERKVRHAVDVTMLNQLALERSKGRLLLIATTSLDNQKMAIWDIGKIAQIGTPEAQYLIQDIIIASSAVPGLFPATRIVLPYEGGTLDELHVDGGVSRQVFLIPQGFQTPLASTSRDVKRNIYVIRNGFLKPEFEEVENGLASVSYRALSILIRRQSIGDIEHIYNYSERNQIGFHLAYIDDDFSKDNLNSFSLEYMQKLFAYGYQKKIESDLWSQNLPNPD, translated from the coding sequence ATGACGCCACATTATGCGGTAGTTATTACGCTGTTACTGATACTCGTCACGTCTGGGTGCGCACAAACCCCTGAGCGAAACATCTCCTTAAAGTCTGAGCAGATAAATCCCCTTAATACTCCTGGGTTGAGATTTTGGGATGAGTCTGTCAACTCTGCTGATAATTACGATATCGATAACGCGATAGATTCATTAGTTGAGCACAGTAACTTGTCTGGACAGGTGAATCATCTTGCTTTGTCTGGGGGCGGGTTTGATGGAGCTTTCTCTGCTGGTGTTTTGAATGCATGGACCAAAAGCGGTACTCGACCCGAGTTCGACGTGGTCACGGGAGTTTCAACCGGTGCAATTGTGTCGGTGTTTGCCTTTTTAGGAAGTGATTACGATCAAGCACTAGAGTACTACTATACGAGAACGTCAGCTGAAGAGATGTTTAAGCGTAACTCGATTTTTAAGTTACCTTTTCGTAACTCAATGGTGGATGTGAGTGGCTTTGAACGCAAAGTGCGTCACGCTGTCGATGTCACTATGCTTAATCAGCTTGCACTTGAGAGAAGTAAAGGGCGGTTATTGCTGATAGCAACAACCAGTTTAGACAATCAAAAAATGGCAATTTGGGACATTGGAAAAATAGCGCAGATCGGTACGCCTGAAGCACAGTATTTGATTCAAGATATTATTATCGCGAGTAGTGCTGTACCAGGCCTGTTCCCTGCGACTCGAATTGTGTTGCCTTATGAAGGAGGAACGCTAGATGAGTTGCATGTAGATGGTGGCGTGTCACGACAAGTGTTTCTCATTCCTCAAGGTTTTCAAACACCTTTGGCGTCAACGTCAAGAGACGTAAAAAGGAACATCTACGTCATACGTAATGGTTTCCTGAAGCCAGAATTCGAAGAAGTGGAAAATGGTTTAGCGTCAGTCTCTTACCGTGCTTTATCGATTTTGATTCGCCGGCAAAGTATTGGTGATATAGAACATATCTATAATTACAGTGAGCGAAATCAGATTGGCTTTCATCTTGCTTACATAGACGATGATTTTTCGAAAGATAATCTTAACTCGTTTAGCCTAGAGTATATGCAAAAGTTGTTTGCGTACGGATATCAAAAAAAGATAGAGAGTGACTTATGGAGCCAAAATTTACCGAATCCAGATTGA
- a CDS encoding DUF2955 domain-containing protein, whose amino-acid sequence MKTFRIWFGCSFGLAISMSMGWELGFLAILLPLFVLSLSDSLNLPLLLIIAASALWSIIQANLLWGAFGSYPFALLIAVAGVFLFKCIAMTKKQTFIIGYMGLIAISILLHLSSYDFIDIEEISITIGVYCFMNIVICSMAYWLFPDATDKNQQPEETALPIQYDATQIMVIWVVVMLSFIVFQVVDLYDSSAAYASILVILAPLTCSGAVQMAKVRVIGTALGCITGLAVQLILGPWYENAILYWLLFTIAMGPFCYWHTQGKLKSAVASAGMASLTVPLTTALTPSEQDAIFSILYRFSSIFIAVVVSALFILLMQKILEYKALDNSPSLKEKR is encoded by the coding sequence ATGAAGACGTTTCGAATATGGTTTGGTTGTTCATTCGGTTTAGCCATAAGTATGAGTATGGGCTGGGAACTGGGCTTTTTGGCGATTCTGCTGCCCCTTTTTGTACTTAGCCTAAGTGATAGCTTGAACCTACCTCTGTTGTTGATCATTGCGGCTAGTGCACTTTGGTCAATAATTCAGGCTAATTTACTATGGGGAGCTTTCGGAAGTTATCCCTTTGCTTTGTTGATCGCTGTAGCGGGAGTATTTCTCTTTAAATGTATTGCGATGACAAAAAAACAAACCTTTATTATCGGGTATATGGGATTGATTGCGATATCTATTTTATTGCATCTAAGTAGTTACGACTTTATCGACATAGAAGAAATATCAATCACGATTGGCGTGTATTGCTTTATGAATATTGTGATCTGTTCTATGGCATATTGGCTATTCCCGGACGCGACAGACAAGAACCAACAGCCAGAAGAAACAGCACTGCCTATTCAGTACGATGCAACGCAAATCATGGTGATTTGGGTTGTCGTGATGCTGTCTTTTATCGTATTTCAAGTTGTTGATCTTTATGACTCATCGGCTGCATACGCATCAATACTTGTAATTTTGGCACCTTTAACTTGTTCAGGTGCAGTGCAAATGGCCAAAGTGAGAGTGATTGGTACAGCGCTGGGCTGTATTACAGGATTGGCTGTGCAATTGATTCTTGGACCATGGTACGAAAATGCAATTTTGTATTGGTTATTATTCACAATTGCTATGGGGCCATTCTGTTATTGGCACACACAAGGTAAATTAAAATCTGCCGTTGCCTCTGCCGGGATGGCTTCATTAACGGTACCTTTGACAACTGCTTTAACCCCAAGTGAGCAAGACGCTATTTTTTCTATTTTATATAGGTTTAGTTCAATTTTTATTGCAGTTGTCGTCAGCGCTTTATTTATTTTGTTGATGCAAAAAATACTTGAATATAAAGCGTTAGATAACTCCCCAAGTTTGAAAGAGAAACGATAA